In Planctomycetia bacterium, one DNA window encodes the following:
- a CDS encoding acyl-CoA thioesterase, with translation MMMPRDTNAHGTIFGGVILSYLDQAGAIEARKLGCRHKVVTVAMDTVEFKQPVFVGDVLSFYTEPVHIGRTSARIQVRVEADRFETPGTRVPVTSANITYVAVGKDGKPVPIRD, from the coding sequence ATGATGATGCCGCGAGACACCAACGCCCACGGCACCATTTTCGGCGGCGTCATTCTTAGCTACCTCGACCAGGCCGGCGCGATCGAGGCCCGCAAGCTGGGCTGTCGGCACAAGGTCGTCACCGTCGCAATGGACACGGTGGAGTTCAAGCAGCCTGTTTTTGTCGGCGATGTGTTGAGCTTTTACACCGAACCGGTCCACATCGGGCGCACGTCCGCGCGAATCCAAGTGCGCGTGGAGGCCGACCGCTTCGAGACGCCCGGCACGCGCGTGCCCGTCACCTCGGCCAATATCACCTATGTCGCGGTAGGCAAAGACGGCAAACCGGTGCCGATCCGTGACTGA